One Aerosakkonema funiforme FACHB-1375 DNA window includes the following coding sequences:
- a CDS encoding tetratricopeptide repeat protein encodes MNYLQKANSVLGIAILLWEIPIAPSAEEIVQTRAEDFYNRGVSKTHREDYRGAIADLQRAATLFTQQRNPANAYKSKALAIYLEWGQKRLQSPASSEPLPSWYKSGSCIGGDICQYGITSIDPEAEKTPFGGILILEKKLRMQQRPDGSGEPVEAVLDVRVVPKIRPEEWLQQVNCQIGGKADDRIVAIVQIQGFEDADLYTKVRQAWRVNFSTEKIDAIPTANIACVNPCPGGC; translated from the coding sequence ATGAACTATTTACAAAAAGCAAACTCAGTTTTAGGAATTGCTATATTACTGTGGGAAATTCCTATAGCGCCATCAGCGGAAGAAATAGTTCAAACTAGGGCAGAAGACTTTTATAACCGAGGTGTAAGCAAGACTCATAGAGAAGATTATCGAGGGGCGATCGCAGATTTACAAAGAGCTGCTACTTTATTTACCCAACAAAGAAATCCCGCAAATGCTTACAAAAGTAAAGCGCTTGCCATCTATTTGGAATGGGGACAAAAAAGACTTCAGTCTCCTGCAAGTTCTGAGCCGCTGCCAAGTTGGTACAAATCAGGGAGTTGTATCGGTGGAGATATTTGCCAATACGGCATTACTTCGATAGATCCAGAAGCAGAAAAAACTCCTTTTGGCGGTATATTAATCTTAGAAAAAAAACTGCGTATGCAACAAAGACCTGATGGTTCTGGCGAACCTGTTGAGGCAGTTTTAGATGTTCGGGTAGTACCAAAAATTCGTCCGGAGGAATGGTTACAACAAGTTAACTGTCAGATCGGAGGGAAAGCGGACGATCGAATTGTTGCTATTGTTCAAATTCAGGGGTTTGAAGATGCGGATTTGTATACGAAGGTGAGGCAAGCGTGGAGAGTAAATTTTAGCACTGAAAAAATTGACGCGATTCCTACGGCAAATATTGCTTGTGTTAATCCCTGTCCTGGTGGTTGTTGA
- a CDS encoding ArnT family glycosyltransferase: protein MYRKLFTSGELGNRLGRQGIWFDRLWVLGLLIAAITIYAINLGNLPLRDWDEGIVAQVARDIWRAPSGSLRWLYPTLADTPYINKPPLVHILIAWAYSVGGVNEWTTRFPGAILTALSVPLLYGIGREIFPQRLPAIFSALIYLTLLPILRHGRLAMLDGTVLCFFLFMVWCLLRSRRNLRYCLGIGIGFGLICLTKGILGLLLGAIALLFLAWDTPRLLTSFYFWIGILIGSFPVALWYIAQILHYRQTFISEGIVGQSLQRIWAPIENHAGPPWYYLLEILKYNWPWLLFLPQSLRLAWENRNLGWAKLVLIWSGVYLLVISVMSTKLPWYVLPIYPALALALGAYLAEVWYWPTTKSYPRAWSLSLALLALIGWGGSIYFGGFSPKPEQDIQVILTSVALTMTLAAVLVARRDLQFIPILFWGTYVSLVLLMTSEHWVWELAEYYPVKPVAEIILKSDIPIGEKIYTSHPNFRPSLNFYSDRQVIPASAINLDLKKYWQSQPAPYLLLDPSSLKNLSLQPMRSLGAAAGWTLITREVDAKRVP from the coding sequence ATGTACCGAAAATTGTTTACGTCAGGTGAGTTGGGAAACCGTTTGGGTCGCCAGGGAATCTGGTTTGACCGCTTGTGGGTATTAGGATTGCTAATAGCAGCAATTACAATTTATGCTATTAATCTGGGCAACCTACCCTTGCGAGATTGGGATGAGGGAATTGTAGCTCAAGTGGCCCGCGACATTTGGCGGGCACCAAGCGGCTCTTTGCGCTGGCTTTACCCAACGCTGGCCGATACACCATATATCAACAAACCCCCACTCGTACATATCCTCATTGCTTGGGCGTATTCGGTTGGAGGCGTTAACGAATGGACGACCCGCTTTCCGGGAGCAATTTTAACAGCTCTCTCCGTTCCTCTGCTCTACGGTATCGGGCGAGAAATTTTTCCCCAACGCCTACCCGCCATTTTTTCGGCTTTGATTTACCTAACCTTATTGCCGATTTTACGTCATGGGCGATTGGCCATGCTGGATGGGACAGTACTGTGCTTTTTTCTATTTATGGTGTGGTGTTTATTACGCAGTCGCCGTAACTTACGCTACTGTCTCGGCATTGGTATTGGCTTCGGATTGATTTGTCTGACTAAAGGTATTTTGGGTTTATTATTAGGTGCGATCGCCCTCCTATTTCTGGCCTGGGATACACCTCGACTCTTAACATCTTTTTATTTCTGGATTGGTATCCTAATTGGCAGTTTTCCAGTCGCTTTATGGTACATAGCTCAGATTCTGCACTACCGTCAGACATTCATCAGTGAAGGTATTGTCGGCCAATCCTTACAGCGTATTTGGGCACCGATAGAAAATCATGCAGGGCCACCTTGGTATTATCTTCTGGAAATCTTGAAATACAACTGGCCTTGGCTGCTTTTTTTGCCCCAAAGTTTGCGCTTAGCTTGGGAAAATCGCAATCTCGGTTGGGCAAAGTTAGTCCTGATTTGGAGTGGCGTTTACTTATTGGTAATCTCGGTAATGAGTACAAAACTGCCTTGGTACGTATTGCCGATTTATCCAGCTTTAGCATTAGCACTGGGAGCCTATTTGGCAGAAGTTTGGTATTGGCCCACGACAAAATCCTATCCCCGCGCTTGGAGCCTTAGTTTAGCGCTGCTAGCTTTGATAGGTTGGGGTGGAAGTATTTACTTTGGTGGATTCTCTCCAAAACCAGAACAAGATATACAGGTGATATTGACTTCAGTTGCGCTAACCATGACCCTAGCAGCTGTCTTGGTTGCGCGTCGCGACCTTCAATTTATCCCCATTTTGTTTTGGGGTACTTATGTTTCCTTAGTGCTGCTAATGACTTCGGAACATTGGGTTTGGGAATTAGCCGAATATTATCCAGTTAAGCCAGTTGCCGAGATCATCCTCAAAAGCGATATCCCAATAGGAGAAAAGATATATACATCCCACCCCAACTTTCGTCCTTCGTTGAATTTTTATAGCGATCGCCAAGTGATCCCCGCTTCTGCTATAAACTTAGACCTGAAGAAATATTGGCAGTCACAACCTGCCCCCTACTTATTGCTCGATCCATCCTCTCTAAAAAATTTAAGTTTACAACCGATGCGATCGCTAGGCGCAGCCGCAGGTTGGACTCTAATTACGAGAGAAGTCGATGCCAAGAGAGTACCGTAG
- a CDS encoding chloride channel protein has product MTAIPPTAVRLNEQPLLNTGQSCLTSNQSSRLTRLFNRLQPSPETVVLILAVLIGSGTGMGVVTFHYLIELIHTLMLQDLMGKISAWGAWTLACVPTIGGLLVGLMRWRWQDLGPSISTLIATTQESRHAVARQLRPVTKMVAASISLGSGASLGPEGPSVEIGANFGMLLGQVLQVSQERHRLLLGAGAAAGLAAGFNAPIAGVFFALEVVLGTTFATSAVSVVLLAAVVSALIAQIGLGAQPAFSLPVYEVRSPLELPLYMGLGLLASLVSITYTQAIQLAQRCFRGQVPFFSWLGRIPRFIHPILGGLCVGLVALQLPQILGIGYETVEAMLQDVEFSLQLLLLLLVVKLLMTAVSLGSGLVGGIFAPAMFLGASSGAAYGKILAALLPGMSANIAAPPAYAMVGMAAVLAGSVRAPLTSILLLFELTRDYRIVLPLMAAVGLSVWLVERLKPTATQGLNLQQMGLNVEKDQYLEILKQMPVKAAMQIPRLMLLGSCGVLEAGLALTDERCHTALVVDANEQLIGLVTLKDINRAIARSQADPLACNLATQTLESICTKEILYAYTSESVAEALDRMAARGLHQLPVVERDNPQRVLGLLEREGINLACDVAVTGQALTRYLSTSSKTDELPLNKLKQPA; this is encoded by the coding sequence ATGACCGCCATCCCTCCTACTGCTGTGCGTCTGAACGAACAGCCATTGCTTAATACAGGACAATCTTGTCTTACTTCTAACCAATCATCCCGTCTAACTCGCCTTTTTAACCGTCTCCAGCCATCCCCAGAAACTGTCGTACTGATTCTGGCAGTGCTGATTGGTAGCGGTACAGGTATGGGTGTAGTGACGTTTCACTATTTGATCGAACTGATCCATACCCTGATGCTACAGGACTTGATGGGAAAGATATCGGCTTGGGGTGCGTGGACTCTCGCCTGCGTTCCCACTATCGGTGGCTTGCTCGTTGGCTTAATGCGCTGGCGCTGGCAAGACTTAGGCCCAAGCATTTCTACCTTAATTGCGACTACCCAAGAATCTCGCCACGCCGTCGCCAGACAGCTCAGACCGGTGACGAAGATGGTAGCAGCTTCGATTTCGTTAGGATCGGGTGCTTCTCTGGGACCGGAGGGGCCGAGCGTAGAAATTGGCGCAAATTTTGGGATGCTGCTCGGCCAAGTGCTACAAGTTTCTCAAGAACGGCATCGTTTACTCTTGGGGGCTGGAGCTGCCGCCGGCTTGGCAGCCGGGTTTAATGCCCCCATCGCCGGAGTGTTCTTTGCCCTAGAGGTAGTGCTGGGAACTACTTTTGCTACCTCAGCAGTTAGCGTCGTACTGCTAGCAGCTGTTGTATCCGCTTTAATCGCTCAGATTGGATTAGGGGCTCAACCTGCTTTTAGCTTGCCTGTTTACGAAGTTCGCAGCCCCCTGGAATTACCCCTATACATGGGATTGGGTTTATTGGCAAGTCTGGTATCAATAACTTACACCCAAGCAATTCAGCTAGCTCAGCGCTGCTTTCGCGGACAAGTACCTTTTTTTAGCTGGTTGGGTCGAATTCCTAGATTTATTCATCCCATACTAGGCGGTCTCTGCGTAGGTTTGGTAGCTTTGCAGTTACCTCAAATTCTGGGCATCGGCTACGAAACTGTTGAGGCTATGCTCCAAGATGTGGAGTTTTCGCTACAACTGCTGTTACTGTTACTGGTCGTCAAGCTATTGATGACGGCGGTAAGTTTGGGTAGCGGATTGGTGGGCGGCATTTTTGCCCCAGCGATGTTTTTGGGTGCGTCTTCGGGAGCAGCTTACGGAAAAATTCTGGCAGCTTTGCTACCGGGAATGAGCGCCAATATCGCCGCACCACCGGCTTATGCAATGGTTGGAATGGCTGCGGTTTTGGCTGGAAGCGTGCGAGCTCCGCTGACATCTATTCTTTTGTTATTCGAGCTGACACGGGATTACCGTATTGTCTTACCTTTGATGGCAGCAGTGGGTCTTAGCGTTTGGTTGGTGGAAAGACTTAAGCCAACTGCCACTCAGGGTTTGAACCTGCAACAAATGGGCTTGAATGTAGAGAAAGACCAGTATCTGGAAATTTTGAAGCAAATGCCTGTGAAGGCAGCTATGCAAATACCACGCTTGATGCTATTGGGTTCCTGCGGTGTCCTAGAAGCTGGCCTTGCTCTTACTGATGAGAGGTGCCATACGGCTTTGGTTGTTGATGCAAACGAGCAACTGATTGGCCTTGTTACTCTTAAGGATATCAATCGGGCGATCGCACGATCGCAAGCAGATCCTCTTGCTTGCAATTTAGCCACTCAGACCCTGGAATCTATCTGCACCAAAGAAATCCTCTACGCATACACTTCTGAGTCTGTTGCTGAGGCTTTAGACCGCATGGCAGCTCGTGGTTTGCATCAGCTACCTGTAGTTGAGCGAGACAATCCCCAGCGAGTTTTAGGCTTACTAGAACGGGAGGGGATTAACTTAGCTTGTGATGTAGCAGTTACAGGTCAGGCACTCACTCGCTACCTATCAACGTCATCTAAAACGGATGAGTTGCCTCTAAACAAACTCAAGCAACCTGCTTGA
- a CDS encoding AbrB family transcriptional regulator yields the protein MSKTKKIETLTGEALLRRVKELENLSKEEKAKECGYYTVTKNGVERVNMMKFLNALIDAEGIQLDSKQGGNGRGGRSASYRISVQSNGNLLIGSAYTKQMGLQPGDEFEISLGRKHIRLRQLNADEIPEDEES from the coding sequence ATGAGTAAAACCAAAAAGATCGAAACCCTAACTGGGGAAGCTCTCCTCAGAAGAGTCAAAGAGCTGGAAAATCTGAGCAAAGAAGAAAAGGCCAAAGAGTGCGGCTACTACACCGTCACAAAAAACGGTGTAGAGCGCGTCAATATGATGAAGTTCTTGAACGCTCTCATTGATGCCGAGGGCATTCAGTTAGACAGCAAACAAGGTGGCAACGGACGCGGCGGACGTAGTGCTAGCTATCGGATTAGTGTGCAATCTAACGGTAACTTACTGATTGGCTCAGCTTACACCAAACAGATGGGACTACAGCCAGGAGATGAGTTTGAAATTTCTCTGGGACGCAAGCATATTCGGCTGCGTCAACTAAATGCAGATGAAATTCCAGAGGACGAAGAATCCTGA
- a CDS encoding Rrf2 family transcriptional regulator yields MKLTTRGHYSVKALLDLSLQPGYGPTSVRAISRRQDIPAPYLEKLLIEMRRAGLVESLRGAQGGYKLARQPAQISLGQILEAVGETIEPLPHRAPDAKLAEDWVTFTVWRQLHQKLKEALYSISLEDLYFDARSWQASLGEETSFVV; encoded by the coding sequence ATGAAACTAACCACTCGCGGACATTACAGTGTTAAGGCACTGCTAGATTTGAGTTTACAGCCAGGATACGGTCCCACTTCTGTGAGAGCGATATCCCGCCGTCAAGATATCCCAGCTCCATACTTAGAAAAACTGCTTATAGAGATGCGTCGTGCTGGTTTAGTCGAATCACTTCGCGGTGCCCAAGGTGGTTACAAATTGGCACGCCAACCCGCACAAATTTCTCTTGGACAGATTTTAGAAGCAGTTGGCGAAACTATTGAACCGCTCCCTCATCGCGCCCCCGATGCAAAGCTTGCTGAGGACTGGGTGACTTTTACCGTTTGGCGACAGTTGCACCAAAAGCTCAAAGAAGCTCTCTATAGTATTTCCTTGGAAGACCTTTATTTCGATGCCCGCAGCTGGCAAGCATCCTTGGGGGAAGAAACGAGTTTTGTTGTTTAA
- the cbiB gene encoding adenosylcobinamide-phosphate synthase CbiB — MQFDFWQLEPALVLVLAAWLDYLIGDPWGWPHPVQLMGWVIDRLFKYLIEILNNPITLRCIHFTKNIANLPIDTIAPRCAGIVLGIILVMGSALLGWLIVQAAKWLHPLLGIAVTTVILASCFAGKSLRDAAEKVLQPLTSGDLTGARSSLSQYVGRDTDKLAEPEILRSVLETVTENATDGIMAPLFYAILGAFLPIVGSVPLALAYKAASTLDSTIGYREAPYTYIGWFSAKQEDVLTWLPCRFLVITLAVISGRPRYVWQMCLRDAPSDPSPNSGWSECVYAAILGVQVGGTNWYRGVAKHKPLLGDPINPITPDRIRQAMQLTRCCFLIWLCIALAALSLRTIH; from the coding sequence ATGCAGTTTGATTTTTGGCAACTGGAGCCGGCGCTCGTCTTGGTATTAGCAGCCTGGTTAGATTACCTGATTGGCGATCCTTGGGGTTGGCCTCATCCCGTGCAGCTGATGGGTTGGGTAATCGATCGCTTATTTAAATATCTAATAGAAATTTTAAACAACCCTATTACCCTACGCTGCATTCATTTTACAAAAAATATCGCTAATTTGCCGATAGATACCATAGCACCCCGATGTGCTGGCATAGTACTGGGAATCATCTTGGTAATGGGTAGCGCGTTATTGGGTTGGTTAATCGTTCAAGCTGCCAAGTGGCTGCATCCTTTATTGGGCATTGCTGTTACCACGGTTATCCTAGCCAGCTGTTTTGCAGGCAAGAGTTTGAGAGATGCTGCTGAAAAAGTTTTGCAACCCTTAACATCTGGAGATTTAACTGGAGCCCGTTCTAGTTTGAGCCAATATGTAGGTAGGGATACTGATAAGCTAGCAGAGCCAGAAATCCTGCGATCGGTTTTGGAAACGGTGACAGAAAATGCCACAGATGGGATAATGGCTCCATTATTTTATGCCATACTCGGTGCATTTTTGCCGATCGTAGGTAGCGTACCCTTAGCGCTTGCCTATAAAGCGGCAAGTACTCTCGATTCAACCATCGGCTATCGAGAAGCACCTTATACATATATAGGATGGTTTAGCGCCAAACAGGAAGATGTTCTTACCTGGCTTCCTTGCAGATTTTTGGTAATTACCTTGGCAGTTATATCCGGTAGACCCAGGTATGTTTGGCAAATGTGTCTTCGAGATGCGCCATCAGACCCCAGTCCTAATTCCGGTTGGAGTGAGTGTGTTTACGCTGCCATCCTGGGTGTGCAAGTAGGAGGTACAAATTGGTATCGCGGCGTTGCCAAACACAAACCCCTATTGGGAGATCCAATTAACCCTATTACTCCCGATCGAATCAGACAAGCAATGCAGCTGACACGCTGTTGCTTTCTGATTTGGTTGTGTATCGCATTAGCTGCCTTAAGCTTAAGAACTATTCATTGA